A DNA window from Cloacibacillus sp. An23 contains the following coding sequences:
- the mnmA gene encoding tRNA 2-thiouridine(34) synthase MnmA, whose protein sequence is MARKVLTAMSGGVDSSVAAFLIKDGGDECAGAIMRLLAHSAEEEAAREVAARLGIPFHVFPLEAEFRENVIRPFIESYRAGLTPNPCVECNKTMKFGKFLELAQNLGMSHIATGHYAVVENDAASGRRLLRKGADEKKDQSYVLWTLTQEQLSRTLLPLGALGKEETRAIAEAQGFANAHKKESQDICFVPDGDYAAFIRETTGRADVPGKFIDGAGRAIGEHKGLIRYTIGQRRGLGLSLREPLYVRAKDARNNTVTLCRESGLYAKTLTASRANLIAVPEIPRPMRVRAKTRYRQPEQPATVEQISENKIRIEFDEPQRAITPGQSVVFYDGDYVVGGGVID, encoded by the coding sequence TTGGCGCGTAAAGTCCTTACGGCCATGAGCGGCGGCGTGGACAGCTCCGTCGCCGCTTTTTTGATAAAAGACGGCGGAGACGAGTGCGCCGGCGCGATAATGCGCCTGCTCGCGCACAGCGCCGAAGAGGAGGCCGCGCGCGAAGTCGCCGCCCGCCTCGGCATACCGTTCCACGTTTTCCCGCTGGAGGCGGAATTTCGGGAAAACGTCATAAGGCCCTTCATAGAGTCCTACCGCGCCGGCCTCACGCCGAACCCGTGCGTCGAATGCAACAAAACTATGAAATTCGGCAAATTCCTCGAACTCGCACAAAATCTCGGCATGAGCCACATCGCGACCGGTCATTATGCGGTCGTGGAAAACGACGCGGCCTCGGGCCGCAGGCTTCTGCGCAAGGGAGCCGACGAAAAAAAAGACCAGAGCTACGTGCTGTGGACGCTGACGCAGGAGCAGCTCTCGCGCACGCTGCTGCCGCTCGGCGCGCTCGGCAAGGAAGAGACGCGCGCGATAGCCGAAGCGCAGGGATTTGCGAACGCTCACAAAAAAGAGAGCCAGGACATATGTTTTGTGCCGGACGGCGACTACGCCGCCTTCATCCGCGAAACGACGGGACGCGCCGACGTGCCGGGAAAGTTCATAGACGGGGCAGGACGCGCCATAGGCGAACACAAGGGGCTGATACGCTACACGATAGGCCAGCGCCGCGGCCTCGGTCTCTCGCTGCGCGAGCCGCTCTACGTCCGCGCCAAAGACGCGCGCAACAACACAGTCACGCTATGCCGCGAAAGCGGCCTGTACGCCAAGACGCTCACCGCCTCGCGCGCAAACCTCATAGCCGTGCCGGAAATACCGCGCCCCATGCGCGTCCGCGCGAAAACCCGCTACCGCCAGCCGGAGCAGCCGGCGACGGTGGAACAGATCTCAGAGAATAAAATCAGAATAGAATTCGACGAGCCGCAGCGCGCGATAACGCCGGGCCAGTCCGTAGTGTTTTACGACGGAGATTACGTCGTAGGCGGCGGCGTGATAGATTAG
- a CDS encoding BCCT family transporter: protein MNEEQKQNMKKGLRLEVFAPAYIVVAAAAVIGLANSELLTSGMGAFCEWALDSFGWLIQLSMTVTTILALITLFSKVGNMRIGGKDAKPKYSFATWFAMALTGGIATGIVTWGVNEPLIYYGNVWGELDTLGVSAGTTQAAIFAMARVFYNWSFVPYSAYAMCGLLVGYVYYHKRDSLTVTATLKPLFGEKVGRPACSAVIDTLSMLALTIGLTTGLTMCITLIMAGLKSAYGMEETIPLFIILGVIIIFCFTFSTYVGLDKGLKIVGNFNAWFYYGLLVLLLVTGPTLFIARMGTAGVGHWLTNFWSWGLDPIDVGGPALTRAWTLWDFCFMIGYAPVTGIFLAILSYGRTVREYLIVNWVLPAVFGIIWFAIWGASAIDMQINGTADLVGAIKSGGAVMALWEFLKNLPFGLGVIVIPVNIVVILVSFITCADATLVNIGSMCVRDVPIGTEPPAKIKVLWGVTVGAIAIVMAAYGGGAQGIDGVKALASAAGFVVLFIYAIQAVAYVKVFFIDEPED, encoded by the coding sequence GTGAACGAAGAACAGAAACAAAACATGAAGAAAGGGCTGCGGCTCGAAGTTTTCGCTCCGGCATACATAGTGGTCGCCGCCGCGGCGGTCATAGGGCTTGCCAACAGCGAGCTGCTGACTTCGGGCATGGGGGCCTTCTGCGAGTGGGCTCTCGACAGTTTCGGATGGCTCATCCAGCTTTCGATGACCGTGACTACTATTCTGGCTTTGATCACGTTGTTCTCTAAGGTCGGGAATATGAGGATAGGCGGAAAGGACGCGAAGCCCAAGTACAGCTTCGCCACGTGGTTCGCTATGGCCCTGACGGGAGGCATCGCCACGGGCATCGTCACGTGGGGCGTGAACGAGCCGCTCATCTATTACGGCAACGTATGGGGAGAGCTCGATACTCTCGGCGTATCCGCAGGTACCACTCAGGCCGCCATCTTCGCTATGGCCCGCGTCTTCTATAACTGGTCGTTCGTCCCTTATTCGGCTTACGCGATGTGCGGACTTCTCGTCGGCTATGTCTATTATCATAAGCGCGACAGCCTTACCGTGACGGCTACGCTGAAGCCGCTCTTCGGCGAAAAGGTCGGCCGTCCCGCCTGTTCCGCCGTCATAGACACGCTTTCGATGCTCGCGCTCACGATAGGTCTTACTACGGGGCTTACTATGTGCATCACTCTTATCATGGCGGGGCTCAAAAGCGCCTACGGCATGGAGGAGACTATCCCGCTTTTCATCATCCTCGGCGTGATTATCATTTTCTGCTTCACATTCTCGACTTACGTCGGTCTCGACAAGGGGCTTAAGATAGTCGGCAATTTCAACGCGTGGTTCTATTACGGCCTGCTCGTTCTGCTTCTCGTGACTGGGCCGACCCTGTTCATAGCGAGGATGGGCACGGCGGGAGTAGGGCACTGGCTCACGAACTTCTGGAGCTGGGGGCTCGACCCGATAGACGTGGGAGGGCCGGCTTTGACGCGCGCGTGGACTCTGTGGGACTTCTGCTTCATGATAGGCTACGCGCCCGTCACGGGAATATTCCTCGCAATACTTTCCTACGGACGTACTGTGCGCGAGTATCTCATCGTCAACTGGGTGCTCCCGGCTGTATTCGGCATAATATGGTTCGCTATATGGGGAGCCAGCGCGATAGACATGCAGATAAACGGCACGGCCGACTTAGTCGGCGCGATAAAGAGCGGCGGCGCGGTCATGGCGCTGTGGGAATTCCTCAAGAACCTGCCCTTCGGCCTCGGCGTGATAGTGATACCGGTAAACATAGTCGTGATACTGGTCTCGTTCATCACCTGCGCGGACGCTACGCTCGTCAACATCGGCTCGATGTGCGTGCGCGACGTGCCGATAGGTACGGAGCCGCCTGCGAAGATAAAAGTGCTGTGGGGAGTCACGGTCGGGGCGATAGCGATAGTGATGGCGGCCTACGGCGGAGGGGCGCAGGGCATAGACGGCGTGAAGGCGCTCGCTTCGGCGGCCGGCTTCGTCGTGCTCTTCATCTACGCGATTCAGGCCGTCGCTTATGTCAAGGTGTTCTTTATAGACGAACCGGAAGACTAA
- a CDS encoding DUF126 domain-containing protein yields the protein MGTHVFSCRKIAAGKAEGEILISKDDICFYLTDPESGKIIEEGHALDGVDISGKILVFPAGKGSSSVNLDGLYQLMTHGKCPKAMIVEYADAILVTCAILMRIPTVDRVPAGFYELIRDGARCRVDAGGGEVTLL from the coding sequence ATGGGAACTCACGTATTTTCATGCAGAAAAATAGCGGCGGGCAAGGCCGAGGGCGAAATACTGATCTCAAAGGACGACATATGCTTCTACCTGACCGACCCCGAAAGCGGAAAAATCATAGAGGAGGGGCACGCGCTCGACGGCGTTGACATATCGGGCAAGATACTCGTCTTTCCCGCAGGCAAGGGCAGCTCGAGCGTGAACCTCGACGGCCTCTACCAGCTCATGACGCACGGTAAATGCCCCAAAGCGATGATAGTCGAGTACGCCGACGCGATACTCGTCACCTGCGCGATACTCATGCGCATCCCGACCGTGGACAGAGTCCCCGCCGGATTCTACGAGCTCATCCGCGACGGCGCGCGCTGCCGCGTAGACGCCGGCGGCGGCGAGGTGACGTTGCTGTAA
- a CDS encoding aromatic amino acid ammonia-lyase, producing MEKIILTGNDLTVEQVWEIAVNGAKVEISEEARKKLEAARSFVMEVLNGDTPVYGLNRGVGWNKDHKIENDELGEFNRKLIYSHTLGIAPDASVEEVRAIMAVRLNTLLCAHTGADPAVVERYAEFLNAGIHPVMPERGSVGEADITLCSHIGIAMMGEGEADYKGRRVPASEALADAGLEPIVFGPKDAHAVVCTNAFAAGQAALLLKELCDLADTGDLVSTLSLEGLNGNVSPLDPSALRERKLEGQQYSAARVRKYLEGSYVCEPDPQRALQDPLCYRGAVHVNGTLREAIEYARKYLDVQMNSTDDNPCVLADEKRMVAGSNFEVTSLATAFEMLAIICAHLSHMSCYRMIKLADPALTKLPRFLSHDGGESHCFGTIQKTFTSLDAEIRLLANPCSPDFMALAGDIEDHANNTTLVVQKLRRIADDMRYIYGMEMMHACQAVELRMREKKLTLGKGTGAAFAEFRKRLPLYESDRPLSPDIKKAYEFIKDGVLLKEVRDRI from the coding sequence ATGGAAAAAATCATACTCACGGGAAACGACCTCACGGTCGAGCAGGTCTGGGAAATAGCGGTAAACGGTGCGAAGGTCGAGATAAGCGAAGAGGCGCGGAAGAAGCTTGAGGCGGCGCGCTCCTTCGTCATGGAGGTTCTAAACGGCGACACGCCGGTCTATGGGCTGAACCGCGGCGTTGGCTGGAACAAGGATCACAAAATAGAGAACGACGAGCTCGGCGAGTTCAACCGCAAGCTCATATACTCGCACACGCTTGGCATAGCGCCCGACGCATCGGTCGAAGAGGTTCGCGCGATCATGGCGGTGCGCCTCAACACGCTGCTCTGCGCCCACACCGGAGCCGACCCGGCGGTGGTCGAACGCTACGCGGAATTCCTCAACGCGGGCATACATCCCGTGATGCCGGAGCGCGGCTCGGTCGGCGAGGCGGACATCACGCTCTGCTCTCACATCGGCATCGCGATGATGGGCGAGGGCGAAGCCGACTACAAGGGCCGCCGCGTCCCGGCCTCGGAGGCGCTTGCCGACGCCGGGCTCGAGCCGATAGTCTTCGGCCCGAAGGACGCGCACGCCGTCGTCTGTACCAACGCCTTCGCGGCGGGGCAGGCCGCGCTGCTTCTCAAAGAACTCTGCGACCTCGCCGACACGGGCGACCTTGTTTCGACGCTCTCGCTCGAAGGGCTCAACGGCAACGTCTCTCCGCTCGACCCGTCGGCGCTGCGCGAACGCAAGCTCGAGGGCCAGCAGTACAGCGCCGCGCGCGTCAGAAAATATCTCGAAGGCAGCTACGTCTGCGAGCCCGACCCACAGCGCGCGCTTCAGGACCCGCTCTGCTACCGCGGCGCGGTCCACGTGAACGGCACGCTGCGCGAGGCGATAGAGTACGCGCGCAAATATCTCGACGTTCAGATGAACTCGACCGACGACAATCCCTGCGTACTGGCGGACGAGAAACGCATGGTCGCCGGCTCCAACTTCGAGGTCACGTCGCTCGCGACCGCCTTCGAAATGCTCGCGATAATCTGCGCGCACCTCTCGCACATGTCCTGCTACCGCATGATAAAGCTCGCAGACCCGGCGCTGACCAAGCTGCCGCGCTTCCTCAGCCACGACGGCGGCGAGTCGCATTGCTTCGGCACGATACAGAAGACATTCACCTCGCTCGACGCCGAGATACGGCTGCTCGCGAACCCATGCTCGCCGGACTTCATGGCGCTCGCCGGCGACATCGAGGACCACGCGAACAACACGACGCTCGTCGTGCAGAAGCTGCGCCGCATAGCCGACGACATGAGATACATCTACGGCATGGAAATGATGCACGCCTGCCAGGCCGTAGAGCTGCGTATGCGAGAGAAGAAGCTGACGCTCGGGAAGGGCACCGGCGCAGCATTTGCGGAGTTCCGCAAGCGTCTGCCGCTCTACGAAAGCGACCGCCCGCTCTCGCCCGACATCAAAAAAGCCTATGAATTTATAAAAGATGGCGTGCTGCTCAAAGAGGTGCGCGACAGAATATAG
- a CDS encoding DMT family transporter — MDAKRKFMILGDLAVLLVAFIWGATNVVIRDALGGITPFWFCFLRFAVASAAVMLIFGRRAMAMPRRAKLAGAFTGMAFSLAYLSGAVGLLYTTAGNQSFIISMSVVFVPLSVWLLTKKFPGWHVMLSVALCLAGLAGLMLDGNFSVNPGDALSAFAMLCVTAYILLVQKFVAGEDACGLACWQAVGSMFLAAVCAFAFEPFPAELARAAWIAVVYAGTIGYALTLVLQTVAQKYTSPTHVAILLSTSGIFGSLLGVVCIGEPMTWRIFAASALIFSGVVAVEAIPALRGKK, encoded by the coding sequence ATGGACGCGAAGCGCAAGTTTATGATACTGGGGGATCTGGCGGTGCTTCTGGTCGCCTTTATATGGGGCGCGACGAACGTCGTGATTCGGGACGCGCTCGGCGGCATCACGCCTTTCTGGTTCTGCTTCCTGCGCTTCGCCGTCGCGTCGGCCGCCGTCATGCTCATCTTCGGGCGGCGCGCGATGGCGATGCCGCGCCGCGCCAAGCTCGCGGGGGCGTTTACTGGCATGGCCTTCAGCCTCGCCTATCTCTCGGGCGCGGTCGGCCTGCTCTATACTACCGCCGGCAACCAGTCGTTCATCATCTCGATGTCGGTCGTCTTCGTCCCGCTCTCCGTGTGGCTGCTGACTAAAAAGTTCCCCGGCTGGCACGTCATGCTCTCAGTCGCGCTCTGCCTCGCCGGCCTCGCCGGGCTGATGCTCGACGGGAATTTCAGCGTGAACCCGGGCGACGCGCTCTCGGCTTTCGCGATGCTATGCGTCACGGCCTACATCCTGCTCGTGCAGAAATTCGTCGCGGGCGAGGACGCATGCGGCCTCGCCTGCTGGCAGGCGGTCGGCAGCATGTTCCTCGCCGCAGTATGCGCTTTCGCCTTCGAGCCGTTCCCCGCGGAGCTAGCGCGCGCCGCGTGGATAGCCGTAGTGTACGCCGGGACGATAGGCTACGCGCTGACGCTCGTGCTGCAGACCGTCGCGCAGAAGTACACGAGCCCGACGCACGTCGCGATACTTCTCTCGACCTCGGGCATCTTCGGCAGCCTGCTCGGCGTCGTCTGCATAGGAGAGCCGATGACGTGGCGCATATTCGCCGCCTCCGCGCTGATATTCTCCGGAGTCGTCGCAGTCGAGGCTATACCGGCGCTGCGAGGGAAAAAGTAA
- a CDS encoding HD domain-containing protein: MAEITREAAVGLLRKYNKEEFHLLHALTVEAVMRWYANELGYAAEADHWALVGLLHDVDFEQFPDQHCKKAPELLREIGADESFINSVCSHGYGPCSDIKPEHLMEKVLFAADELTGLIWAAALMRPSKSVSDMELKSLKKKYKDKKFAAGCSRDVIAQGAEMLGWPLDELLEKTLEAMRAAEPAVAAEMESMK; encoded by the coding sequence ATGGCAGAAATCACAAGAGAGGCGGCCGTCGGTCTGCTTCGCAAATACAACAAGGAAGAGTTCCACCTGCTGCACGCGCTCACCGTCGAGGCGGTCATGCGCTGGTACGCGAACGAGCTAGGATACGCCGCCGAGGCCGACCACTGGGCGCTCGTCGGGCTGCTGCACGACGTGGACTTCGAACAGTTCCCCGACCAGCACTGCAAGAAAGCGCCCGAGCTGCTGCGCGAGATCGGCGCGGACGAGAGCTTCATCAACTCCGTGTGCAGCCACGGCTACGGCCCCTGCTCGGACATAAAGCCCGAACACCTCATGGAAAAAGTGCTCTTCGCTGCGGACGAACTCACCGGCCTCATCTGGGCCGCCGCGCTCATGCGCCCGTCGAAGAGCGTATCCGACATGGAGCTCAAGAGCCTCAAGAAAAAATACAAAGACAAGAAATTCGCCGCCGGATGCTCGCGCGATGTCATAGCCCAGGGCGCGGAGATGCTCGGCTGGCCGCTCGACGAACTTCTCGAAAAGACGCTCGAGGCGATGCGCGCCGCCGAACCCGCGGTCGCGGCGGAAATGGAGAGCATGAAATAA
- a CDS encoding aconitase X catalytic domain-containing protein, protein MRLTEREEAVLGGAEGAGAALAMEILAGIGEVMEADVMVPVSRAHVSASAQEADLWFAEKMLGEGARTRICATVNPSYDVGYFRGSGFITEGEAELAEKCASAYEKMGFIMNLTCTPYFDGNLPGLGEAAAFSESSATAFVNSVLGARSNPESAQSALCSAIVGLTPRYGLLLDENRKATMIVNAEAGAADEFDFSVLGWAAAKRIGRGVPLFRGNFRATPEGLMNLGAELNTAGRVPLFHVEGATPEAAAALDGAKITDEITITREETEAVKESFAEAYTGADGVLLGCPHYSLEQIYRVHRRLAGRSANIPVWILTSSSVVSMINKLPLGRELAEAGVSVVGDTCVDQPCWHKLRGMRLLTDSPKCFYYTSRRSLRFWVMPAERCIDAALGPRR, encoded by the coding sequence ATGAGATTGACCGAACGTGAAGAGGCCGTGCTGGGCGGCGCGGAGGGGGCCGGAGCGGCCCTTGCGATGGAGATACTCGCCGGCATAGGCGAGGTGATGGAGGCCGACGTCATGGTCCCCGTCTCGCGCGCGCACGTATCTGCGAGCGCGCAGGAGGCGGACCTGTGGTTTGCTGAGAAAATGCTCGGCGAGGGCGCGCGGACGCGGATATGCGCGACGGTGAACCCGAGCTACGACGTCGGATATTTCCGCGGCAGTGGCTTCATAACGGAGGGCGAGGCGGAGCTCGCGGAGAAATGCGCGTCGGCCTACGAGAAGATGGGATTTATAATGAACCTCACCTGTACGCCGTACTTCGACGGCAACCTGCCTGGGCTCGGCGAGGCCGCCGCCTTCTCCGAGTCGAGCGCGACGGCTTTCGTCAACTCCGTCTTAGGCGCGCGCTCAAACCCGGAGTCGGCGCAGAGCGCTCTCTGCTCCGCGATAGTCGGACTCACGCCGCGCTACGGCCTTCTGCTCGACGAGAACAGAAAAGCCACGATGATAGTAAACGCCGAGGCCGGAGCCGCGGACGAATTCGACTTCTCCGTGCTCGGCTGGGCCGCGGCGAAGAGGATAGGGCGCGGCGTGCCTCTCTTCCGCGGAAACTTCCGCGCTACGCCCGAAGGGCTGATGAACCTCGGCGCGGAACTCAACACCGCGGGGCGCGTGCCGCTATTCCACGTCGAGGGCGCGACGCCCGAAGCCGCGGCGGCGCTCGACGGCGCGAAGATAACGGACGAAATAACGATCACGCGCGAGGAGACCGAGGCCGTGAAAGAAAGCTTCGCCGAAGCGTACACGGGAGCCGACGGCGTGCTGCTCGGCTGCCCGCACTACTCTCTCGAGCAGATTTACCGAGTCCACAGGCGTCTCGCGGGGCGCAGCGCAAACATCCCGGTCTGGATACTTACCTCGTCGTCGGTCGTCTCGATGATAAACAAACTGCCGCTAGGGCGCGAACTCGCAGAAGCGGGCGTCTCCGTCGTCGGCGACACCTGCGTAGACCAGCCCTGCTGGCACAAACTGCGCGGCATGAGGCTGCTCACCGACTCGCCGAAATGCTTCTACTACACCTCGAGGCGCAGCCTGCGCTTCTGGGTGATGCCGGCGGAACGCTGCATAGACGCGGCGCTCGGGCCGAGGAGGTAA
- a CDS encoding aromatic amino acid ammonia-lyase, with protein sequence MALETIVLDGHSLTLDEVCAVACGKAAVEISPSSAELLAESRKLVFELSNKGIPIYGCNRGVGWNKDKKVTKEFIAQFNSNMMHSHAVGVGPYLSKEEARAAVVVRLNNLLCGCTGLSPEIAFMMRDMLNRDIVPLIPSKGSVGEADIVNLSHLGLALMGEGKVFYKDGTAQARDAFREEGLSPITLAEKDGLAVLSSNALSAGLACSVLASAKNLLDSADLIAGMSLEALNGNVSALREGAHKVRRYPKQIETAARMRKYLKNSYLYESDPERPLQDPLSFRCVPQVHGAVRTALAYAAENLEIHLNSSDDNPCLLMEERDITSCGNFDPLCWVLGVENLGVAMSHVSKLSCLRSIKLASPNFTKLSRHLTPDDSTIAFSTIQKIYANMDAEIRLLAAPISMDTFALAGDMEDICTNAPLVMQKTKRILECLFYVLAIELIHAGQAMDLRGARYGETTSKGLAALRKVMPFYGRDDRVLSDDIENVRRLLESGDFLKEALGL encoded by the coding sequence ATGGCATTGGAAACTATCGTGTTAGACGGACACAGTCTGACGCTTGATGAAGTGTGCGCCGTCGCCTGCGGCAAAGCCGCAGTCGAAATCAGCCCGTCGTCGGCTGAGCTCTTGGCGGAATCCAGAAAGCTTGTCTTTGAGCTCTCGAATAAGGGAATACCTATATATGGCTGCAATCGCGGCGTCGGCTGGAACAAGGATAAAAAAGTTACGAAGGAATTCATCGCCCAATTCAACAGCAATATGATGCACTCGCACGCGGTCGGAGTCGGCCCGTACCTTTCCAAAGAAGAGGCCAGGGCCGCCGTCGTAGTGCGGCTGAACAATCTTCTGTGCGGGTGCACGGGGCTCAGCCCGGAAATCGCATTTATGATGCGCGATATGCTGAACCGCGATATCGTACCGCTCATTCCGTCGAAGGGCTCCGTCGGCGAGGCGGACATAGTAAACCTGTCCCATCTCGGTTTGGCGCTCATGGGAGAGGGGAAGGTCTTCTACAAGGACGGAACGGCGCAGGCACGCGACGCTTTCAGGGAGGAAGGTCTCAGCCCGATAACGCTCGCCGAAAAGGACGGGCTCGCCGTTCTGAGCTCAAACGCGCTCTCGGCGGGGCTCGCATGCTCTGTGCTCGCGTCTGCGAAAAACCTGCTCGATTCGGCCGACCTCATAGCCGGCATGTCGCTCGAAGCGCTCAACGGCAACGTGTCCGCACTTCGCGAGGGCGCGCACAAGGTCCGCCGCTATCCCAAGCAGATAGAGACGGCGGCGCGCATGAGGAAATACCTGAAAAACAGCTATCTTTATGAGAGCGATCCGGAACGTCCGCTGCAGGACCCCCTTTCCTTCCGCTGCGTTCCGCAGGTGCACGGAGCGGTCCGCACGGCGCTCGCCTACGCGGCAGAAAACCTTGAGATACATCTTAATTCGTCGGACGATAATCCATGCCTGCTGATGGAAGAGCGCGACATAACGTCATGCGGCAACTTCGACCCGCTGTGCTGGGTGCTCGGAGTCGAGAACCTCGGCGTCGCAATGTCTCACGTCTCAAAACTGTCATGCCTCAGAAGCATCAAGCTGGCGTCGCCGAATTTCACGAAGCTTTCGCGCCATCTTACGCCGGACGATTCCACAATCGCGTTTTCCACGATACAGAAAATCTACGCGAATATGGACGCCGAGATACGGCTTCTCGCCGCACCGATAAGCATGGACACCTTCGCGCTCGCCGGGGACATGGAGGATATATGCACCAACGCGCCGCTCGTAATGCAGAAAACGAAAAGAATACTCGAATGTCTTTTCTATGTGCTGGCGATAGAGCTCATACACGCGGGACAGGCGATGGACCTGCGCGGAGCGCGCTACGGCGAGACGACGTCGAAAGGGCTCGCCGCGCTTCGTAAGGTAATGCCCTTCTACGGCAGGGACGACAGGGTATTAAGCGACGATATAGAAAATGTGCGCCGCCTGCTCGAATCCGGCGATTTTCTGAAAGAAGCTCTCGGCCTTTGA
- a CDS encoding FAD binding domain-containing protein, translated as MSRMLCPADLNELSAALTRMTERSRIIAGGTDLTIAIMEGKIAPDLLVNVLDVKEMRAIDFTAERVAIGGAAPFCELAASEQVRAKLSALADAASTVGSKQIRSRGTIAGNIGSGSPAGDMLPVLLLYGATLSVADADGTVSEIPFRSTLGDKGLVPLGKGRAIVSVNFPLPEERRISAFLKLGSRRAVTISKLGVALSFRCAGAGAPIEKPVVTLGAIARVPIFAKRAAAALDGRPLAAETAAAFGEALARDVEEAIPSRPSMPYKRRAALGVAEDVFMKIMPRAAA; from the coding sequence ATGTCTAGGATGCTCTGTCCGGCGGATCTCAACGAGCTGTCCGCCGCGTTAACGCGCATGACCGAGCGCAGCAGAATCATAGCGGGCGGCACCGACCTGACGATAGCGATAATGGAGGGCAAAATCGCCCCCGACCTGCTCGTGAACGTCCTCGACGTGAAAGAGATGCGCGCCATAGACTTCACGGCGGAGCGCGTCGCGATAGGCGGAGCCGCGCCATTCTGCGAGCTCGCCGCCTCGGAGCAGGTACGCGCGAAGCTCTCCGCTCTCGCGGATGCGGCCTCTACAGTCGGCTCGAAGCAGATACGCAGCAGAGGCACGATAGCGGGCAACATAGGCAGCGGCTCGCCCGCCGGAGACATGCTTCCCGTGCTGCTGCTCTACGGCGCGACGCTCTCCGTCGCGGACGCGGACGGGACTGTTTCGGAAATCCCGTTCCGCTCGACGCTCGGAGACAAAGGGCTCGTCCCGCTAGGCAAAGGGCGCGCGATAGTCTCCGTGAATTTCCCGCTGCCGGAGGAGAGACGTATCAGCGCCTTTTTGAAGCTTGGCTCGCGCCGCGCGGTGACGATATCGAAGCTCGGCGTCGCGCTGTCGTTCCGCTGCGCGGGAGCCGGCGCGCCGATAGAGAAACCGGTCGTGACGCTCGGGGCCATCGCGCGCGTGCCTATATTCGCGAAACGCGCCGCCGCTGCGCTCGACGGACGCCCGCTCGCCGCGGAGACGGCGGCGGCCTTCGGAGAGGCGCTCGCGCGCGACGTGGAGGAGGCGATACCTAGCCGCCCGTCGATGCCATACAAGAGACGGGCCGCGCTCGGAGTCGCGGAAGACGTTTTTATGAAAATTATGCCGCGCGCCGCGGCGTAA
- a CDS encoding LysR family transcriptional regulator, protein MPITIRDIEIFLEVARCCNMTAASKNLYITQPTVSQVIVGIEKEYDVKLFERRNKKIYLTEQGRTVAAEAEKVMRAYRGLENVFRFAREETIRIGTNLITSSSIFNDIWSNYHKICYNVKTTIVIEEDFWLKNKLADGELDFVLSQNRYTHSDIRSEVIAEDEYVLICRPGCALGGRRSVSMSDLKSETVIMRETGNPTRDLFDQINAERGLGLTISCEYKNIDIIKEEVIKGKGVAVIASRLVARELEQGLLHVCEIDDLKEKRYFYVNYHKDLKMKPHLKTFIEVCKAAS, encoded by the coding sequence ATGCCTATAACTATCAGGGACATAGAGATTTTTCTCGAGGTTGCGAGATGCTGCAACATGACGGCGGCGTCGAAGAACCTGTATATAACGCAGCCGACCGTCAGCCAGGTCATCGTCGGCATCGAAAAGGAGTACGACGTCAAGCTTTTCGAACGTCGCAATAAGAAGATATATCTCACCGAGCAGGGGAGGACCGTCGCCGCCGAGGCGGAGAAGGTCATGCGCGCCTACCGCGGGCTTGAGAACGTCTTCCGCTTCGCGCGCGAGGAGACGATACGCATAGGGACGAACCTCATCACCTCGAGCAGCATATTCAACGATATTTGGTCGAACTATCATAAAATCTGCTACAACGTGAAGACTACGATAGTGATCGAGGAGGATTTCTGGCTTAAGAACAAGCTGGCCGACGGCGAGCTGGACTTCGTGCTCTCGCAGAACCGCTACACCCACAGCGACATAAGGAGCGAGGTGATAGCGGAGGACGAGTATGTGCTGATATGCCGCCCAGGCTGCGCGCTCGGCGGGCGGCGTTCCGTTTCTATGAGCGATCTGAAGAGCGAGACTGTCATCATGCGCGAGACCGGCAACCCGACGCGCGACCTTTTCGACCAGATCAACGCGGAGCGCGGGCTCGGCCTCACAATAAGCTGCGAGTACAAGAATATCGACATAATCAAGGAAGAAGTTATAAAGGGAAAGGGCGTCGCGGTCATCGCGAGCAGGCTGGTCGCCCGAGAGCTCGAGCAGGGGCTTCTGCACGTCTGCGAAATCGACGACCTAAAGGAGAAGCGTTACTTCTACGTCAATTATCACAAGGATTTGAAGATGAAGCCGCATCTTAAGACTTTTATAGAGGTGTGCAAGGCGGCTTCATAG